The Salegentibacter mishustinae genomic interval TAGCAAGAACAATGTAGATTATAAATCTAAATTGCTTATTTCACGAAAAGCTCATTTAATCCTGCCAACACACAGGTTATTAGATGCAGCTTCTGAAGCTTCAAAAGGTAAGGCCAAAATTGGTTCTACCCTCAAAGGTATTGGCCCAACTTATATGGACAAAACCGGCAGAAACGGAATTCGTGTAGGTGACCTTGAATTGGAAAACTGGAAAGAGAAATACAGAACCCTTGCCGATAAGCACGAGAAAATGATCAAATTCTACGATGTAGACATACAATATGATCTCGCTGAATTGGAAAAGGAATTCTTTAATGCGGTAAAAACACTTAAATCACTAACTTTTATAGATAGTGAAGCTTACTTGCACGAAGCGCAAAAAGAAGGAAAAACCATTCTAGCTGAAGGCGCCCAGGGCTCTTTACTGGATATAGATTTTGGAACTTACCCTTTTGTAACTTCCTCTACCACTACAGCTGCCGGTGCCTGCACAGGGCTTGGCGTTGCACCAAACAAAATTGGTGAAGCTTATGGAATTTTTAAAGCTTATACTACAAGGGTTGGAAGCGGACCCTTTCCTACCGAACTTTTTGACGAAGATGGAGAAACTATGGGCCGTGTTGGTAATGAATTTGGCGCAACCACCGGACGAGCACGTAGATGTGGCTGGTTAGATTTAGTAGCCTTAAAATATGCTGTACAGGTAAACGGGATTACCCAGTTAATTATGATGAAAGGTGACGTACTTAGCGGATTTAAAACCCTAAAAGTATGTACCGCCTATAATTATAAGGGAAAGGAAATTCAGCATTTGCCGTATAATATAGAAGCAGAAAATGTAACACCCGTTTATACCGAAATTAAAGGTTGGGCTGCCGATCTTACCGGAATGACGAAAGTAGATGAACTTCCCAAGGAATTTAATGACTATGTAGAGTTTTTGGAAAAAGAACTGGAAATCCCAATTAAAGTGGTTTCAGTAGGTCCAGATAGAACCCAAACAATACAGCGTTAAGAAGTTTCAGTCTTTATAAAATCAAAAAGCCGTTTCAAATTGAAACGGCTTTTTTTATAACAAAATTCTTTATAACAAAAACTTAGAATTGAGTTACCTATCCATTGTTAGAAACAATGAATAATCCCGCAATTTGATTAGCTACTTCTCCACTTATAGGTTCATCGTAAGACTGCGAAACTGCTTCTGCGCTAAATCCGGTAGCGTCTACAAGATTTACTCCACCTTGTACTACATTTTCCTCGCCGTCATATACCGCTTGAGTAGCTTCAGGCATTCCCGGTCCGCGATTATTTAAGGTAATCCATCCTAATGCATTTTCATTAGAACTTTCGTTAATAACGTCTGCTCTTAATCTTCTAATTTCGGATGCGTGTCTCGCCTCTACAGAGTGTATCTGTAATGCAGGAGTAAGGAATTGAGTTCCCATTAGGTTTCCTGCCTGGCCTTTATAAGCTCTCACACCGGTATCTTCAAATGCCTGGGCTAATGCTAATAATTGAGCATAGGCCATATCATTATTTGGGTTAAAAGGATCAAAAGCTCCTCCCGCAGTAAAGTCGAATTCTGGCGAGTCTATAGAGTTATCTCCCAAACCGGTTTGTAAAAATGTAACGTGAGCAGATTCGTGTTTAGAAATCTGGTTATAAACTGCTTCGGCTCTACCACCGCTAGGTAAAACACCAGAATCTAAAGCTTTGATATAAAATTCGGCTTCAAGATATTCTAAGGTAAGTGCAAGCTGTAATGCAGAAGTGGCATCGTTACTACTGCTCTGTGCAAAGGCTTTACCAGATGTAGAAGCTAGTCCAAAAGGAACAGCTGCCATAGCCGCCTTCTTACCTAGATTTCCTAAGCTACCAAGCATTTCTCTCCTCGAAGAAGCTTTTTTGGTAAGGCTTTCCGAAGTAAATTCATCTAAAAATTTTATAATATCCATAATATTGTTTTTAAGTTGATTTATTAATTATTGAGGCAAGTTATTGGCCGTAAATTCTGTCACTACAAAGCCGGTATTTCCAACTTCGCTAAGAATTGTCTGTGGATCTTTAGC includes:
- a CDS encoding adenylosuccinate synthase; its protein translation is MAVDLLLGLQWGDEGKGKIVDVLTSKYDIIARFQGGPNAGHTLEFDGQKHVLHTIPSGIFHDETINLVGNGVVIDPVIFKKELDNLSKNNVDYKSKLLISRKAHLILPTHRLLDAASEASKGKAKIGSTLKGIGPTYMDKTGRNGIRVGDLELENWKEKYRTLADKHEKMIKFYDVDIQYDLAELEKEFFNAVKTLKSLTFIDSEAYLHEAQKEGKTILAEGAQGSLLDIDFGTYPFVTSSTTTAAGACTGLGVAPNKIGEAYGIFKAYTTRVGSGPFPTELFDEDGETMGRVGNEFGATTGRARRCGWLDLVALKYAVQVNGITQLIMMKGDVLSGFKTLKVCTAYNYKGKEIQHLPYNIEAENVTPVYTEIKGWAADLTGMTKVDELPKEFNDYVEFLEKELEIPIKVVSVGPDRTQTIQR
- a CDS encoding ferritin-like domain-containing protein is translated as MDIIKFLDEFTSESLTKKASSRREMLGSLGNLGKKAAMAAVPFGLASTSGKAFAQSSSNDATSALQLALTLEYLEAEFYIKALDSGVLPSGGRAEAVYNQISKHESAHVTFLQTGLGDNSIDSPEFDFTAGGAFDPFNPNNDMAYAQLLALAQAFEDTGVRAYKGQAGNLMGTQFLTPALQIHSVEARHASEIRRLRADVINESSNENALGWITLNNRGPGMPEATQAVYDGEENVVQGGVNLVDATGFSAEAVSQSYDEPISGEVANQIAGLFIVSNNG